GTCCACAAGCGTAAAATAAGGTTTATTTTGAGAACATGCAACTTATCAATGTTCATAATCACATGTTGAGAATGCAGGTAAGTAACAAATATAACTGGCAACAGAACTGATGGAGCAGAAAGCATTCCCTGAAGTGTCTGAAAGAATGTGATCAATCATGTCTctagaaccgtggtcaccaactggtcgatCGCAAGGCCTCAACCAGTTGATCATGAGGCATtcaggcctccccacccctgagaagcccgactacctacctccagcatagtgccagcttcccgcgggatggatggatggaagtcctgcctgcagctttgcGCCGGTTCCGGaaatgcgctggctgctcccctcccacagctctgtggtgtGCTGGGtgcactgtgggagggggaaTCGGCCCCAAAGGAGGAGTGCAGCGGCTTCTCTGcgccgcaggaggggtgagttaaGCGCAGGGGCCATGTGCGCAtaggggtttggctgtgccacaGGAGGCATGAGCCGGCTTACATCTTGGGggcagaatcctgggaggaggcaggttcAGGGGACTCTGCCCCCCGTTCCCTGTCCCCATTGGCACCCTattccctctcccatccccagccacagaaacttgtcctcactggcaccctgtcccctgcgcTCCTGGCACCCTTTTAccactcctctctccctgctccctcttccactccccagcctcagaaacctgcccccactggcaccctgtcccctgccgaagcacccactagcacccttccccagtactatgtcccctgctcccaccaacacagttggggccatattagtgaggcaggcgggagggggagaagaggaggaggagagttggaggagggtgttttttttttttgcatctcacttgtgtggtcctaattgacttttctgtgggtcagtgacccctgactcaaaacagggtgcctgcccttctcagaaaaaaagacaatgcagaaacttttgtgtttgacatagtattttatttgaaaatgaagcctggccaacacaaccccaattggggccaaacccccatctgaccacagcatcataacactcttgcACTCCCCTTTACCCCAGACCCTATATCTGAGCCTATCATCcattggaaccccctgccctgagctcctcacataccccaacccaaattcctgaaccctcacatacAGAAGTCTGTGGcctgcttagtaccctaaccctacagcTGACcgcaacactgcccggcctggagccccctccccaagtcagcatctccttctccacctcctcctgcatccaaatttcctcccagagcttgcacctctcaccccttcccacacccaaatccctcattcccaccccagagcctacacctcctgtctcaacccagtaagggtacagctagactgcagaagtttttcaggattctggagacatcccagaaaaactcttctgcatccagggatgcatttgttcttccactttttagTCGAAGAACAAACATGCTCTTTCCGTCACCCCatgttcctctttccacaaggaataagggggcttccaaaagaaggggtttttctgacatttggtccagtctagacaggccaaatgtaggaaaaacttcttcctacagaagaattgggagaaaaaagcagcagtataagggttggggagagcaagtgatagagaggaggagaacagaaagggcggggcttcaaggaaggggctgggtggtagatcttggcttgttctgtcatttaaaatgttatcttgggtgtaaaaaggttggagaccactgctcaaGAAAGACAGGAGCTAGAAAATAAATATGGCTTTTTTAACAGAGGGGCAAGGACAAGTCCGGTTTCAGGGAAACTTTTATTCCAGGCAAACAGGAATAGACAGTACCTTATATTTAGTCAAGAAGGAGGAAAAGATTAGCAATTGcaggctgttttttttaaaacttacagAACACTAAGTTTTGTATTGAATTAAATAGCTTAATTTTAGCCTCATGGTAGGCCTCTTTCCATCCACTAGACACTCTGGTTCTGTAATAACCTTGTTACAATACTCTAGTTTCCATTTTGGCTTTTCCATAAGTAGGGATGTAACCAACACCCAGCCTGGACAGAGTAGTTCCCTGCCCATGATGCAGGACTGATTCTGCCCAGGTGAGTTCACCACCCCAGTTAACAGGCTAAACATATAGGAGAGCATTTAGTGTTTGTGACCATCTGCTTTGGATAAAGTTTTGTCCTTAGTACTCCAACCAGTTTCAATGAAGGTGTGAAAGTAGAGCAAACTACACCAGTGAGCTGTGCTACACGATTTTACATAATGCAAGGCTTTATTTTGTTCTATTTTGAACTAATTAAACTGGCAAAATACTCAAATATTTAAATAGGCAGTACATGTTCCTTTGTTTCTGTATGTGCAGTTCCCACTTCAAAGAACTTCTCCACCCAGACTAGCTTCTGAACCCAATAGCAATGTTTACTTTCATTTTCAGTACCCAAGTGACTGATTTCTAAGTTTAAAACCAAAGAAGAATTCAGTTCCTTTTCTGAAAGAATAATAAAAAGATCAAGTTAAATAAATTACACATTACTGCTGCTGTAGAGTTAGACAGCTTTGTCATAACTCAGTTCTTGACAAAAGAATAAATTGCTTCCACACCCAATTTTAACTCTCAAGGTAAAGAGTATTTCATATACAAAATTACAGAGTATGATGACAGCAAGGGATGTTTTATTAGAGTTTTAGAGGGAAACATTAAAATGACGTCACATTCCTATGAAATTAAGTGACTAGTATTACTATCACCCCTTTGAATGGCAAAATATAAGCCTGTTAATTTTGGTCTTAGAATTGGATTCCTTTTGCCACAAGAGAATTTAACTTTCCAGTTGTTGGATGTGCTGTAATATGTCTTGTGACAAGCCTAGCTGCTCTCCTAAAGAGGCAGTCTCTTCTTTCAGCCAAGCAAGGGTTGGCCTTTCACAATCTCTGTGTTTTCTTGTCCTTCTAGAACTGTCAGACTGCAAGAAGTCAGCCTCACTGTTACTCCTGCAAGAGTTTTCATTCAATTCAGAGTCATTTTCACAGTGTCTTCTAGCTTCAGTTCCATCAAATTCATTCTCCACTGAAACAGTATGACTAAGATCCATATCCTGAACAGAATCCAACAACTCTCCGACACTAGGCTGTGAACTGATATAATTCATATATTTAAGCACACATTCTTCATACTTGCCAACTGCATCTAGGAGGTTATTTATCTTGCTCGGCAAAGCAGAAACTTGTCCATGAAGTTGACACCAAGACAAGAGTGCactgaagaggaaaaaagaggTAGAAATAAGTGATTCTGAGTAGCTGCAGAGCGTTGCATGTTTGCTTGAGGTTGAGTGAAAAGGTGACAAAGTTAAAAACTCATCCTGCTTGTGTGTGTACATTTCATTCGTGTGTGTTTCAGGTTAGTTCAACAGGAAAAGCTGAATGCTCAGCCAAAAGTATGGGTTCAAATAGTCCACTGAACCACTAAAATCTTGTTAACTTTAAGGGAGGAATGGAAGGTGGGCTAAGAATTACTGCACTAAATTTTTCATTCTGAAGGAGAATTATAATAGCAACAGCCAGTATCATATAAAATGTTATGTTGCTCTGGTAGTGGTTCCTATACCCAGTGTGATGGTTGAATTGGGTTATACACTCTTGCCTCAAACAGGAGCACAACTATGCTCTTCAAGGATGTCTCACCAAACAGAGCCAAGGATAAGACAAATGCTGAGGCAGTGGTCTCAGTGACAGGACCATGGCCCTTACCAAAAAATAGCAGATTGGTCTTGCATTTTAACCTGAAGTCTGCCTGGAGAGCAATCCTTTTGTTGAAGCTCTCTCAGGTAACAGCATCTTTCTCCTGGACAATTTTCAGTTAGTACTAACAAAATATTACGCCTAATTCTCATAGCATGGTGATAGGTATTTTAAGAATATTTTACTTCAGATTATATTATGTATAATTTTCCAAAGCACCCAAATGACTTGTCTAAATTTCATTTACTTTTAGTTCCTAACATAGGACTTCAGCTCCAAAGTCACTTATGAAAATGTTACCCTGAATcttcccagcatctgacaaacaatAGGTCCAGATTTCCATATAAACACACCCCACAATCTCAAAGCTTCAAAATTTACCTAAGGATCCCTTTGAGCTGGCCACAGCTCATCATCATCTCAGCACCTTGTTTGTAACCTTGATTGAAACCCTGCTGGAGTGAAAGCTCTTTCCCAGCCTCAACACCATCTCTATAACCTTCCTGTAAAGGAGATAAAAGGTTACTGGAATCAATTATCTAGCTATAAGCAAAGATTATTTTACAAGAGTTCAAGTCTATACAAACATTCAGTTTCTTGGAATGTGGCTAATTTggctaaatcaggggtgggcaataattttttgtggGGTTGGAGTGGTAGTGGTGgatggtcatgggccagctctgAGGCtacccagaagggatggggcctcaggcagaagggatgggctGGGGATTAGCCCTCCTCCAGCACTGCCTGGCCGGgttgctttaaattaaaaaaaaaaaaaaaaaaaaaaaaaaaaaaaaatcaagaaatggCTCTGGTGCTTCCATGTTGCTTGGCACCTGCACGTGGTTGCTGCAgttatttaaaaggcttgtggctccagcccctgcctggaTAGTGCCTTGAGTAggaggcacgagccctttaaataaggtcctgctgcctgagccacctcctGGAAATTATGTGGCATCGGACAGCAGGACATAAATAGTAATTGGCCAAAAGCAGTCCATGACCGGCTCAAATTGTTAGGCGGGCCAGATCTTGCCCGGCCCTGGGCTAGATGCACGTAAAACTTGTTTACTGTAGTGTTCATCAGAAATGAGAGATTCATAAAACTAAAGGAAATCAAAAGTTTTCTTGGTGTTTTATAAAACATGGCCATTTAATAACCATGAGGTCAGAAAATAACTAACTACAAATATTCtacacacataggctatgtctacactgtagccttcttgcagaaaagcttatgaaaatgaagccaggcTTATGAAAATGAATCTTGCcaggcttcctttgcataattaatgagcagctgtttttgcgcaaaagcctcttttgcaaaaacagctgtcattaattatgcaaaggtgcagcaatattccaggttgagcttcatttgtataagctttGCCACAAGAAGgttactgtgtagacgtagccatagttaCATGGTCTAGAACAGAAATTCCTCTTCCATACTGAAACCTCTATTGGAAACTTTTTTGCTGTTTAAAATTCCTCCTCTTCTAGCCACAAAAAAGAGATAGTAGTCatcaatagggatgttaaacgggttttttttgtaaacctgtaactgctgaaaattacacacagggggaggtggctctgcaggagacAGTGCTCTAGGGTCTAGGGGAtacagcagtgcagggggaggggaggaggagagggatgcaggtggaagctggtgctcaggggagccaggttttaagccagctccctgcaagcatCACCTTTGCTGCTTCACAcagaggcagtgagggtgggggccTAGGAGGGCCTTGCATGTAACTCTTTAAACATACACTGTCACACTGCTGGTTGTCacccatgttccctctaattttttccatccatgtgcagaaaaaaattatgtacactgaggcataagcaaatgtgcaccaccagtaataACACAGGCtgcaggcactctgctaatcagctaggcaatATTTGAATCttccctgggtggctgcccaagtgcttagCTTTCAGAGAACACTGGATCACAATACCCACACTGAAAAGCTATGAATGAAAACATGCTCTGAGATGTACTATCTTCTGCTCAAGCAAATTGGAGATGGTGAAATTTCAGCTATGAAAATATCACGATTATACATGGAACTAGGGGCATCCCGAAACAGCAGACTATAGTTTCCTTGAAGCAGCCAAAATCCAGATTCCTTTTTCAAAGAACAATACTCTGTCtagtccagtggttttcaaccttttaaaACTGACGGATCTCTAAAAAATTGCAAATGGAGGTGCAGAACCCTTTGGAAATATTATATAGTTTGCATAAACCCATGCATCTGTGGACCAGAGATTGAAAACCATTGCTCTAGTCCTGCAGCAGAACTATCCCTAATCAACAGCCCAGATTAcagctttttttccctccattaTTCTGATAAAATGTTGATCACCCAAGAGTGAAAGTTTAATGTTCCTGGTATGATGACTCATAGTGATGCTACATTTATTAAGAGCTTGATCTAGTGCCCATTAAAGTAAATAGCATGAGATCATATCCTAAAATTCTAATACAATACTATTTGAATTTGGAGTTTTGCCCTTTGTATCCACTGCAAAGGATTTTAGGATTTCTTTTTGAAATGAGCCTCATAAAAAAGCCTTTGAAATGAGTCGTCATAAATGAGTCTTCATTTTTCACTGTTATTTTAAGTTCAATATGAAGACAAATAGAGGAATTACTATACATGGGATGTTAGAGAGCTACAATGAACTACTGATTTTTAATCACTCAAAATTTACAAACCCAGATCTCCTAACATGATACAACTAGGATGATATAACTGAGTCCAGACTTTGTTTTGATTaaattccatctctctctctctccagccagATGAACCAAATATCTGATAATACATTGCATTTATATGGGCATTTTACATGTTCAGTGTAATATACAATACTCAGAACACACTTAGGAGATGCATATTATTTCATCATTTTATAGCTGAAGCAGATATACCCAAAGTCAATGAGCAGATCAGTGGCAGAACTGAGATTAGAATTCAGAAGATTGTTCCAGCCAAGCTGACCTTCCACTTCTGACTTTTTTAAAGGGAGACTGTGGAAGGTATCAAGGAACTGTTTTGCTATTGCTGAGATCTCTATCAATAAAGTGATCAGTCACATGACtaaatttgcatatttctgcctcTGAGGATCTAAACTCCCATTAAGGTTCAGGAATTTATATACAGAACACCCATGAGTAGTTGGGGAGTTGCATACATTAATACATTATGCACCAATAGCAGATTAGAATTTTGGCTACAATTTCTCAATTTTCATACTCTATGCTCATAGATCAATCTCAAGTATGTTCTGGTTGGCAGTATTTCCTTTACAATTTACTCAGTTACAGAATAAATTGATCCACAGTAACTTTTAAACAGCTATCCTCAATTTGCCCTTAAATCACTCATGCAGGTATCAATGTATGTGTTAAAGAAAATGGCCAAAAGGCTACTAAAAATAAAGTAATGGTTATAAAAA
The DNA window shown above is from Pelodiscus sinensis isolate JC-2024 chromosome 2, ASM4963464v1, whole genome shotgun sequence and carries:
- the YAE1 gene encoding protein YAE1 homolog, with protein sequence MSWMQAAVIRPSEDVFDEDADELHLVQKEWKSTMDKRVKEGYRDGVEAGKELSLQQGFNQGYKQGAEMMMSCGQLKGILSALLSWCQLHGQVSALPSKINNLLDAVGKYEECVLKYMNYISSQPSVGELLDSVQDMDLSHTVSVENEFDGTEARRHCENDSELNENSCRSNSEADFLQSDSSRRTRKHRDCERPTLAWLKEETASLGEQLGLSQDILQHIQQLES